A region of Streptomyces sp. NBC_01267 DNA encodes the following proteins:
- a CDS encoding roadblock/LC7 domain-containing protein — MALSKGLDWLLDDLTNRVDHVRYALVLSNDGLVTGASKELAQEDAEHLAAVASGMHSLAKGSGRHFRTGRVRQTMVEFDEGVLFVTAAGEGSCLCILGTADADIGQIAYEMTLLVNRVGEHLAVAARQPDDTPTARW, encoded by the coding sequence ATGGCGCTGAGCAAGGGACTTGACTGGCTTCTGGACGACCTGACGAACCGGGTCGATCACGTGCGGTACGCACTGGTGCTGTCCAACGACGGGCTGGTGACCGGAGCGAGCAAGGAGCTCGCCCAGGAGGACGCGGAACATCTCGCAGCTGTTGCTTCAGGCATGCACAGCCTCGCCAAGGGGTCGGGGCGGCATTTCCGGACCGGCAGAGTCCGGCAGACGATGGTCGAATTCGACGAAGGAGTCCTTTTCGTCACGGCGGCGGGTGAAGGAAGTTGCCTCTGCATTCTGGGCACCGCCGACGCGGACATCGGACAGATCGCATACGAGATGACTCTGCTCGTCAACCGGGTCGGCGAGCACCTCGCTGTTGCTGCCCGGCAGCCCGACGACACCCCCACCGCGCGTTGGTGA
- a CDS encoding DUF6397 family protein, whose protein sequence is MSVTEADRGAVTAALATSVASLTFGHAAQQLGLRRGEFDLAVQLGHIRSTPGVGGGRRRVTRDEIGRLQLLKGFPDALRERVRTVGTADAAGLIGVGPARFTRLARAGCFTPVRFWLNRYRAVVWMYLAEEVREFAAREPELLTGRTPEVLRERLAAGEDWRARNWRGRRLGLLLRLAEDPWARAAVAAGALDPVQLAEVVDDPCERAYLSRLRPPEPVRELPDSPVAREVVERLLSADDPDEILWHRGSLILALDEARADRPAPRPEGSGRGTAAMPRSAEEGRARGLPARCGPGPRNGRRPGASHRGLTGRPEARGGRRPSLLDDHHFPSPLPASTPESVTTPG, encoded by the coding sequence ATGTCGGTAACCGAAGCGGATCGTGGTGCCGTGACCGCGGCGCTCGCCACATCGGTCGCGTCATTGACTTTCGGTCACGCGGCTCAGCAACTCGGGCTGAGGCGGGGCGAGTTCGATCTGGCCGTGCAGCTCGGGCATATCCGGTCCACGCCGGGCGTGGGCGGGGGGCGGCGCCGCGTCACGCGTGACGAGATCGGCCGGCTCCAGTTGCTCAAGGGGTTCCCCGATGCACTGCGGGAGCGGGTGAGGACGGTGGGTACGGCCGATGCGGCCGGGCTCATCGGTGTCGGCCCGGCCCGCTTCACCAGGCTGGCCAGGGCGGGCTGCTTCACGCCGGTCAGGTTCTGGCTGAACCGCTACCGCGCGGTGGTCTGGATGTATCTCGCCGAAGAAGTAAGGGAGTTCGCGGCCCGCGAGCCGGAACTGCTCACGGGCCGTACCCCGGAGGTGCTGCGGGAAAGGCTTGCCGCTGGGGAGGACTGGCGAGCGCGCAACTGGCGTGGGCGCCGTCTGGGGCTGTTGCTGCGACTGGCCGAGGATCCTTGGGCTCGGGCGGCGGTGGCAGCCGGTGCCCTCGATCCGGTGCAGCTCGCCGAGGTGGTGGATGATCCGTGCGAGCGCGCGTACCTGAGCAGGCTCCGGCCGCCGGAGCCCGTTCGGGAGCTGCCGGACTCTCCGGTGGCGCGGGAGGTGGTGGAGCGGCTGCTGTCGGCGGACGACCCGGACGAGATCTTGTGGCATCGCGGGAGCCTGATTCTCGCGCTGGACGAAGCCCGCGCGGACCGGCCGGCTCCCCGTCCGGAGGGGAGTGGTCGTGGAACGGCGGCGATGCCTCGATCCGCCGAGGAAGGGCGGGCGAGGGGCCTCCCGGCGAGATGTGGCCCCGGGCCCCGGAACGGCCGCCGACCCGGTGCGTCGCACCGTGGCCTGACGGGCAGGCCCGAAGCCCGCGGCGGGCGGCGTCCGTCCCTGTTGGATGATCACCACTTCCCGTCACCACTTCCCGCTTCGACACCGGAATCAGTGACAACCCCAGGTTGA
- a CDS encoding Clp protease N-terminal domain-containing protein, with protein sequence MVNPTPMANPVRLDDLIEAIKKAHSDALEQLTDAVIAADHLGDVADHLIGHFVDQARRSGASWTDIGKSMGVTRQAAQKRFVPKAGGEAPPLDLSQGFGRFTDRAKNVVMAAQNEARAAGHAEIGPAHLVLGLLTQPEALGAQAIVAQGVRLDDLRQAVTATLPPAVDEVPDLVPYDAGARKVLELTFREALRLGHNFIGTEHVLLALLEFEDGNGVLADTGVDKAATEVQVASWLASLAVAHEKK encoded by the coding sequence ATGGTGAATCCAACTCCCATGGCGAATCCGGTCCGGCTCGACGACCTGATCGAGGCCATCAAGAAGGCTCACTCCGACGCACTGGAACAGCTGACCGACGCAGTCATCGCCGCCGACCACCTGGGCGATGTGGCCGACCACCTGATCGGCCACTTCGTGGATCAGGCGAGGCGCTCGGGCGCCTCCTGGACGGACATCGGCAAGAGCATGGGTGTGACCAGGCAGGCGGCTCAGAAGCGGTTCGTCCCCAAGGCGGGCGGCGAGGCGCCACCTCTCGACCTCAGCCAGGGGTTCGGCCGATTCACGGACCGGGCGAAGAACGTCGTGATGGCGGCGCAGAACGAGGCCCGAGCGGCCGGCCACGCCGAAATCGGTCCGGCGCATCTGGTGCTGGGGCTCCTGACCCAGCCGGAGGCCCTCGGTGCCCAGGCGATCGTGGCGCAGGGCGTGCGGTTGGACGACCTGCGCCAGGCCGTGACCGCCACTCTGCCGCCTGCGGTCGACGAGGTGCCCGATCTCGTTCCTTACGACGCGGGCGCGCGGAAGGTGCTGGAGCTGACCTTCCGGGAAGCCTTGCGGCTCGGGCACAACTTCATCGGTACCGAGCACGTCCTGCTCGCGCTCCTCGAATTCGAGGACGGTAACGGGGTGCTCGCCGATACGGGTGTCGACAAGGCCGCCACCGAGGTTCAGGTGGCCAGCTGGCTGGCGTCCTTGGCGGTCGCCCACGAGAAGAAGTGA
- a CDS encoding nuclear transport factor 2 family protein, with protein MSQQPNADVVRKCLESYIAQDRAAAEKLIAESFVFTSPQDDRIDRAAFFERCFPTADRLRWQEIRTVVPAGGDGVFIMYEYELKTGERHRNVELSTVRDGQLVETQVFFGGRVPKS; from the coding sequence ATGTCACAGCAGCCGAATGCAGATGTCGTGCGCAAGTGCCTGGAGAGCTATATCGCTCAGGACCGCGCAGCGGCCGAGAAGCTGATCGCGGAGAGTTTCGTCTTCACCAGCCCGCAGGACGACCGCATCGACAGGGCGGCGTTCTTCGAGCGTTGTTTCCCCACGGCGGACCGTCTGCGGTGGCAGGAGATCCGCACGGTCGTACCCGCCGGTGGCGACGGCGTCTTCATCATGTACGAATACGAGCTCAAGACCGGCGAACGCCATCGCAACGTGGAGTTGAGCACGGTACGGGACGGGCAACTCGTCGAGACACAGGTCTTCTTCGGGGGGCGCGTCCCGAAGTCCTGA
- a CDS encoding DinB family protein — MTTERTGPPLIAGEREMLRAFLDFHRATLAMKCDGLTDDELRLKSMPPSALSLLGLVRHMAEVERTWFRRVVNGEDIPLVWSDDEDFQVAYDATGSTRAEAFGAWQSEVEHARRIERDAESLDVTAHNARWAEDVSLRLVMLHMIHEYARHNGHADFLREGVDGTVGA, encoded by the coding sequence GTGACGACCGAACGAACAGGGCCGCCTCTCATCGCGGGGGAGCGGGAGATGCTGCGCGCTTTTCTCGACTTCCACCGCGCGACTCTGGCGATGAAGTGCGACGGTCTCACCGACGACGAGCTGCGCCTCAAGTCGATGCCGCCGTCGGCGCTTTCACTTCTCGGCCTCGTGAGGCACATGGCCGAGGTGGAGCGCACCTGGTTCCGCCGGGTGGTGAACGGCGAGGACATTCCCCTCGTGTGGTCGGACGACGAGGACTTCCAGGTGGCGTACGACGCGACCGGGTCCACCCGTGCCGAGGCGTTCGGCGCCTGGCAGTCGGAGGTGGAGCACGCCCGGCGCATCGAGCGGGACGCCGAGTCGCTCGATGTGACGGCGCACAACGCCAGATGGGCCGAGGACGTCTCCCTGCGGCTGGTCATGCTGCACATGATTCACGAGTACGCCCGGCACAACGGTCACGCCGACTTCCTCCGCGAAGGGGTCGACGGGACGGTCGGGGCCTGA